From a region of the Lactuca sativa cultivar Salinas chromosome 4, Lsat_Salinas_v11, whole genome shotgun sequence genome:
- the LOC111917714 gene encoding lignin-forming anionic peroxidase, with amino-acid sequence MAPRHISTTIFFLLFLSVTNNTPCNAQLSSNFYKATCPNALSTIRTTIRTAISRERRMAASLLRLHFHDCFVQGCDASILLEDGPSIVGERNALPNKGSVRGYEVIDAAKSKVEKLCPGVVSCADILTVAARDASEMVGGPSWSVKLGRRDSTTASRVLAETSLPSFKAPLDSLISTFKDNGLSARDMVALSGAHTIGQAQCFLFRDRIYSNGSDIDAGFASTRRRGCPVNDGNGNLAPLDLVTPNSFDYNYFKNLIQKKGLLESDQVLYSGGSTDSIVSEYSNNPSKFKSDFAAAMVKMSEIRPLTGEAGVIRRICGALS; translated from the coding sequence ATGGCTCCCCGACATATTTCTACAACCATCTTCTTTCTACTCTTTCTCTCAGTTACTAATAATACACCCTGCAATGCACAGTTGTCTTCTAACTTCTATAAAGCTACATGTCCCAATGCACTCAGTACAATCAGAACCACCATCAGGACAGCCATCTCTCGCGAACGTCGCATGGCAGCTTCCCTCCTTCGCCTCCATTTCCATGACTGCTTCGTTCAGGGTTGCGACGCATCAATCTTGTTGGAGGATGGGCCTTCGATAGTAGGAGAAAGGAATGCGTTGCCTAATAAGGGTTCTGTAAGAGGTTACGAAGTGATAGACGCTGCCAAGTCAAAGGTTGAGAAACTATGTCCCGGAGTTGTATCTTGTGCAGACATACTCACGGTGGCTGCCCGTGATGCGTCAGAAATGGTTGGTGGTCCGTCGTGGTCGGTTAAGCTCGGAAGAAGAGATTCCACCACCGCTAGCCGTGTTCTAGCGGAGACCAGTCTTCCTAGCTTTAAAGCTCCTCTTGATTCACTTATCTCCACCTTCAAAGATAACGGACTTAGCGCCAGGGATATGGTTGCTTTATCAGGAGCTCATACAATTGGACAAGCTCAATGCTTCTTGTTTCGTGACAGAATATACAGCAATGGATCAGATATTGATGCCGGATTTGCTAGCACACGTAGACGTGGTTGCCCTGTAAATGATGGAAACGGAAATCTTGCACCACTAGATTTGGTGACACCGAATTCGTTTGATTACAACTACTTCAAGAATCTGATACAAAAGAAGGGTCTTCTTGAATCAGATCAGGTCCTTTACAGTGGTGGGTCCACAGACAGCATTGTTTCGGAATATAGCAACAATCCTTCCAAGTTCAAGTCGGATTTTGCAGCAGCAATGGTGAAGATGAGTGAGATCAGGCCATTAACGGGTGAAGCAGGAGTGATAAGGAGGATTTGTGGTGCTCTTTCTTAG